A window from Actinomycetospora corticicola encodes these proteins:
- a CDS encoding LLM class F420-dependent oxidoreductase, giving the protein MKIGMSLAYSGEGFRETVDQLVELEKAGLDAIAVREAYTFDAISQIGYIAARTERLELASGIIQIYTRTPSLTAMTAAGLDYVSNGRFTLGIGASGPQVIEGFHGIKYDAPLGRTREIIDICRQVWRREKVQYSGKYYEVPLAPEKGTGLGKPLKLINHPVRADIPILLAALGPKNVQLAAELVQVWEPLFFHPGKAEEIWGESLAAGKAKRAPELGPLGISTAVGLAIGPGAGEMLQYVKPTMALYIGGMGAKDKNFYNQLMQRYGYVDEAEEIQNLYLAGKKDEAAAAVPDELAHAVSLVGSEDEVRTQLKQFAEAGVTQLNIMPLNPEHEAVKSQLETLKSLI; this is encoded by the coding sequence GTGAAGATCGGGATGAGCCTCGCCTACAGCGGTGAGGGGTTCCGCGAGACCGTCGACCAGCTCGTCGAGCTGGAGAAGGCCGGTCTCGACGCGATCGCGGTCCGCGAGGCGTACACGTTCGACGCCATCAGCCAGATCGGCTACATCGCGGCCCGCACCGAACGCCTCGAGCTGGCCAGCGGGATCATCCAGATCTACACCCGCACCCCGTCGTTGACGGCGATGACGGCGGCCGGTCTGGACTACGTCTCGAACGGGCGGTTCACGCTCGGGATCGGCGCGAGCGGCCCGCAGGTCATCGAGGGCTTCCACGGCATCAAGTACGACGCCCCGCTCGGCCGGACCCGCGAGATCATCGACATCTGCCGTCAGGTGTGGCGTCGCGAGAAGGTCCAGTACTCCGGCAAGTACTACGAGGTGCCGCTGGCCCCCGAGAAGGGCACCGGCCTGGGCAAGCCGCTGAAGCTCATCAACCACCCGGTCCGGGCGGACATCCCGATCCTGCTCGCCGCCCTCGGCCCGAAGAACGTGCAGCTGGCCGCCGAGCTCGTGCAGGTGTGGGAGCCGTTGTTCTTCCACCCGGGCAAGGCCGAGGAGATCTGGGGCGAGTCCCTCGCGGCCGGGAAGGCGAAGCGGGCGCCCGAGCTCGGCCCGCTCGGCATCTCGACCGCGGTCGGGCTGGCGATCGGGCCGGGCGCGGGCGAGATGCTGCAGTACGTCAAGCCGACCATGGCGCTCTACATCGGCGGCATGGGCGCGAAGGACAAGAACTTCTACAACCAGCTCATGCAGCGGTACGGCTACGTCGACGAGGCCGAGGAGATCCAGAACCTCTACCTCGCCGGGAAGAAGGACGAGGCCGCCGCCGCGGTGCCCGACGAGCTGGCCCACGCCGTGTCGCTGGTGGGCAGCGAGGACGAGGTCCGCACGCAGCTCAAGCAGTTCGCCGAGGCCGGGGTCACCCAGCTCAACATCATGCCGCTGAACCCCGAGCACGAGGCCGTGAAGTCCCAGCTGGAGACGCTGAAGTCCCTGATCTAG
- a CDS encoding TetR/AcrR family transcriptional regulator produces MSRTASPETYYDAAMRLLAGPGLPALRIGRLCREVGVTSGSFYHHFGSWDGFVAGLLEHWAEEEVHRLIELVRREPDPVGRVELMKRLALTVPHDAETAIRRWAGTDEVVAAAQQRVDDRRREALREVLAPLIDDGGLTATLAEVALSLLVGHQQLHHSGPPVDLAAQLDQFEVLVRAHATEALERRVGS; encoded by the coding sequence ATGTCCCGCACGGCGTCGCCCGAGACCTATTACGACGCGGCGATGCGCCTGCTCGCCGGACCCGGCCTGCCCGCCCTGCGCATCGGGCGGCTCTGCCGCGAGGTCGGCGTGACCAGCGGGAGCTTCTACCACCACTTCGGGAGCTGGGACGGCTTCGTGGCGGGCCTGCTCGAGCACTGGGCCGAGGAGGAGGTGCACCGGCTCATCGAGCTGGTGCGCCGCGAACCCGACCCGGTCGGACGCGTCGAGCTGATGAAACGCCTGGCGCTCACCGTGCCGCACGACGCCGAGACCGCGATCCGCCGGTGGGCGGGCACCGACGAGGTGGTCGCCGCCGCGCAGCAGCGGGTCGACGACCGGCGGCGGGAGGCCCTGCGGGAGGTCCTCGCCCCGCTGATCGACGACGGCGGGCTCACGGCGACGCTGGCGGAGGTCGCCCTGAGCCTGCTCGTCGGCCACCAGCAGCTCCACCACTCCGGCCCGCCCGTCGACCTCGCCGCGCAGCTCGACCAGTTCGAGGTCCTCGTGCGTGCCCACGCGACGGAGGCCCTGGAGCGACGGGTCGGTTCCTAG
- a CDS encoding acetyl-CoA C-acetyltransferase, which translates to MTEAFIYDAIRTPRGRGKATGSLHSVKPVSLVVGLLDELKARNPEMDVDQIEDVVLGCVSPVGDQGGDIARTATIAAGYPDTTGGVQLNRFCASGLEAVNQVAQRVASGWEDLLIGGGVESMSRVPMASDGGPWAMDPETNFKTGFAPQGIGADLIATLEGFSREDVDAYALESQTRAAKSWADGAFDRSIVPVKDRNGLTILDHDEHMRETTMEGLSGLKPSFAGIGEMGGFDAVALQKYHWVEQINHVHHGGNSSGIVDGAALVLVGSEEAGKKNGLTPRARVVATAVSGADPTIMLTGPTPACHKVLAKAGLTVDDIDLLEINEAFAAVPMKLMKDLGFPHERTNVMGGAIALGHPLGATGAMIMGTMVDELERRDLRRALVTLCIGGGMGVATIIERV; encoded by the coding sequence GTGACCGAGGCATTCATCTACGACGCCATCCGCACGCCGCGTGGACGGGGCAAGGCGACCGGGTCCCTGCACTCGGTCAAGCCCGTCTCGCTGGTCGTCGGCCTGCTCGACGAGCTCAAGGCCCGCAACCCCGAGATGGACGTCGACCAGATCGAGGACGTCGTCCTCGGCTGCGTCTCCCCCGTCGGCGACCAGGGCGGCGACATCGCCCGCACCGCGACCATCGCCGCCGGCTACCCCGACACCACGGGCGGTGTGCAGCTCAACCGCTTCTGCGCCTCCGGCCTCGAGGCCGTGAACCAGGTCGCGCAGCGCGTCGCCTCCGGCTGGGAGGACCTGCTCATCGGCGGTGGCGTCGAGTCGATGTCCCGCGTGCCGATGGCCTCCGACGGCGGGCCCTGGGCCATGGACCCGGAGACCAACTTCAAGACCGGCTTCGCCCCGCAGGGCATCGGCGCGGACCTCATCGCGACGCTCGAGGGCTTCTCCCGCGAGGACGTCGACGCGTACGCGCTGGAGTCGCAGACCCGCGCCGCCAAGTCCTGGGCCGACGGCGCCTTCGACCGCTCGATCGTGCCCGTCAAGGACCGCAACGGCCTGACGATCCTCGACCACGACGAGCACATGCGTGAGACGACGATGGAGGGCCTCTCGGGCCTCAAGCCGTCGTTCGCCGGCATCGGCGAGATGGGCGGCTTCGACGCCGTCGCGCTGCAGAAGTACCACTGGGTCGAGCAGATCAACCACGTGCACCACGGCGGCAACTCGTCGGGCATCGTCGACGGCGCCGCGCTCGTGCTGGTCGGCAGCGAGGAGGCCGGCAAGAAGAACGGCCTCACCCCGCGGGCCCGCGTGGTCGCGACCGCCGTCTCCGGCGCCGACCCGACGATCATGCTGACCGGCCCGACGCCCGCCTGCCACAAGGTGCTGGCGAAGGCCGGCCTGACGGTCGACGACATCGACCTGCTCGAGATCAACGAGGCGTTCGCCGCCGTGCCGATGAAGCTCATGAAGGACCTGGGCTTCCCGCACGAGCGCACCAACGTCATGGGCGGCGCCATCGCGCTGGGCCACCCGCTGGGCGCCACCGGCGCGATGATCATGGGCACGATGGTCGACGAGCTCGAGCGCCGCGACCTGCGCCGCGCCCTCGTCACGCTGTGCATCGGTGGCGGCATGGGCGTCGCCACCATCATCGAGCGCGTCTGA
- a CDS encoding helix-turn-helix domain-containing protein, whose translation MTGPRPVARDSRGILDPWLLQQRVSFVRHGVPTDLAGLVDFVWAVRWSLPPGGNHRQEVLPHPSLNVSVGTPDARTGRTEPEALLNGVFLDLVDRELAGTGWTVAAKSTVGGFGAFVEDVSTLRDRVVPLDMIAGLDASTLLAAMGPDSEDSAAAEPHRVAVLVDGLGEAVSRAAPDRVAQAREVAAVARLAETDREVRRLDQLAARAGIGGRSLQRSFARCAGVSPTWVIRRYRLLEAAEAVRDGARVSWTEVAGALGYADQAHLVRDFRTALGRTPEAYAREVRQGRT comes from the coding sequence GTGACCGGTCCGCGCCCCGTGGCCCGCGACAGCCGCGGGATCCTCGATCCGTGGCTGCTGCAGCAGCGGGTGTCGTTCGTGCGCCACGGCGTGCCGACCGACCTGGCGGGCCTCGTCGACTTCGTGTGGGCGGTGCGGTGGTCGCTGCCGCCCGGCGGCAACCATCGCCAGGAGGTCCTCCCCCACCCGTCGCTCAACGTCTCGGTGGGCACCCCGGACGCGCGCACCGGCCGGACGGAGCCGGAGGCCCTGCTCAACGGCGTGTTCCTCGACCTGGTCGACCGCGAACTCGCCGGGACCGGGTGGACGGTCGCAGCGAAGTCGACCGTGGGCGGCTTCGGCGCGTTCGTCGAGGACGTCTCGACCCTGCGGGACCGCGTCGTGCCCCTCGACATGATCGCCGGTCTGGACGCGTCGACGCTGCTCGCGGCCATGGGGCCGGACTCCGAGGACAGCGCGGCGGCCGAGCCGCACCGCGTCGCCGTGCTCGTCGACGGCCTCGGGGAGGCGGTCTCGCGGGCCGCTCCCGACCGTGTGGCGCAGGCCCGGGAGGTCGCCGCGGTCGCCCGGCTCGCCGAGACCGACCGGGAGGTGCGACGGCTCGACCAGCTCGCGGCCCGGGCGGGGATCGGCGGCCGCAGCCTGCAGCGCTCGTTCGCCCGCTGCGCCGGGGTCTCCCCGACGTGGGTGATCCGGCGCTATCGCCTGCTGGAGGCCGCGGAGGCGGTCCGCGACGGGGCACGGGTCAGCTGGACCGAGGTCGCCGGCGCCCTCGGCTACGCCGACCAGGCCCACCTCGTGCGGGACTTCCGGACGGCGCTGGGACGCACTCCGGAGGCCTACGCGCGGGAGGTCCGGCAGGGCCGCACGTAG
- a CDS encoding ferredoxin, with amino-acid sequence MKIVVDYDKCSGLGMCESMAPDVFEVEDDGSLTLHLTEVPEGREDEIRQACEACPTEALSLQD; translated from the coding sequence ATGAAGATCGTCGTGGACTACGACAAGTGCAGCGGACTCGGGATGTGCGAGTCGATGGCCCCGGACGTCTTCGAGGTCGAGGACGACGGCTCCCTGACCCTGCACCTCACCGAGGTGCCGGAGGGTCGGGAGGACGAGATCCGGCAGGCCTGCGAGGCCTGCCCGACCGAGGCGCTGTCGCTGCAGGACTGA
- a CDS encoding long-chain-fatty-acid--CoA ligase, translating into MTASTPFRLTDVVRDHARDHGDRVALTAGDTRLTYAELEDRSARVAGGLRDLGLGEGGRVVWIGKNATPFFELLFGAAAVRAAVAPLNLRLTPAELIDLTGDAEAGLVVLGPEFAGLREKMSDRKVLVVGEDYEAWVDGLTERVDPSPDLRDDDAVLQLYTSGTTGRAKGVLLSHGNFAALLSVGGHWGFDDDSVGLCAMPLFHIGGSGFALVCLSFGARVVLVADIVPDQLLDTMEHERVSNAFLVPAVLQMLCAVPGAADRDWSRLRAVAYGASPITGAVLNKVLETFDAPLFQVYGATETTGAITQLDPEDHDPDGPRAHLMRSAGKAYPWVELKIVVDGEDRGPNEIGEVYIRSSQVTAGYWRRPEETEKALTADGWLRTGDGGYLDEEGYLFLTDRIKDMIVTGAENVYPIEVENVVAQHPAVADVAVIGVPHEKWGEEVKAVVVANEGETIDPDELVAWAKERIAGFKRPRSVDVVDALPRNATGKILKKDLRAQYGGSGS; encoded by the coding sequence GTGACCGCGTCCACCCCGTTCCGCCTCACCGACGTCGTGCGCGACCACGCGCGTGACCACGGCGACCGGGTCGCCCTGACCGCCGGCGACACCCGGCTCACCTACGCCGAGCTCGAGGACCGGTCCGCCCGGGTCGCGGGCGGACTGCGCGACCTCGGGCTCGGCGAGGGCGGCCGCGTGGTGTGGATCGGCAAGAACGCGACGCCGTTCTTCGAGCTGCTGTTCGGTGCCGCCGCCGTGCGTGCCGCCGTCGCGCCGCTGAACCTGCGGCTCACGCCGGCCGAGCTGATCGACCTCACCGGGGACGCCGAGGCGGGCCTGGTCGTGCTCGGCCCGGAGTTCGCGGGGCTGCGGGAGAAGATGTCCGACCGGAAGGTCCTCGTCGTCGGCGAGGACTACGAGGCCTGGGTGGACGGCCTGACCGAGCGCGTCGACCCGTCGCCGGACCTGCGCGACGACGACGCGGTGCTGCAGCTCTACACGTCGGGCACGACGGGCCGGGCCAAGGGCGTGCTGCTCTCGCACGGCAACTTCGCCGCGCTGCTCTCGGTCGGCGGGCACTGGGGGTTCGACGACGACTCGGTCGGCCTGTGTGCCATGCCGCTCTTCCACATCGGCGGGTCCGGCTTCGCGCTCGTGTGCCTGTCGTTCGGGGCGCGGGTGGTGCTCGTCGCCGACATCGTCCCCGACCAGCTGCTCGACACGATGGAGCACGAGCGGGTCTCCAACGCCTTCCTCGTGCCCGCGGTGCTGCAGATGCTCTGCGCGGTGCCCGGGGCGGCCGACCGCGACTGGTCGCGGCTGCGCGCCGTGGCCTACGGCGCGTCGCCGATCACCGGAGCCGTGCTGAACAAGGTGCTGGAGACCTTCGATGCGCCGCTCTTCCAGGTCTACGGCGCCACCGAGACCACCGGCGCGATCACCCAGCTCGACCCCGAGGACCACGACCCGGACGGTCCCCGCGCCCACCTTATGCGCTCCGCGGGCAAGGCCTACCCGTGGGTGGAGCTCAAGATCGTCGTGGACGGCGAGGACCGCGGGCCGAACGAGATCGGGGAGGTCTACATCCGCTCCTCGCAGGTCACCGCGGGGTACTGGCGCCGGCCCGAGGAGACGGAGAAGGCCCTGACCGCCGACGGCTGGCTGCGCACGGGCGACGGCGGCTACCTCGACGAGGAGGGCTACCTGTTCCTCACCGACCGCATCAAGGACATGATCGTCACCGGTGCGGAGAACGTGTACCCGATCGAGGTGGAGAACGTCGTCGCCCAGCACCCGGCCGTCGCCGACGTGGCCGTCATCGGCGTGCCGCACGAGAAGTGGGGCGAGGAGGTCAAGGCCGTCGTCGTGGCGAACGAGGGCGAGACGATCGACCCGGACGAGCTGGTGGCCTGGGCCAAGGAGCGGATCGCGGGCTTCAAGCGCCCCCGCTCGGTCGACGTCGTCGACGCCCTCCCGCGCAACGCCACCGGCAAGATCCTCAAGAAGGACCTGCGGGCGCAGTACGGCGGGAGCGGGTCCTGA
- a CDS encoding cytochrome P450 has protein sequence MTTASAPGKPDHDGLDVSSLDFWSRSTAEREETFAQLRAERPVSWHPPAEGVMGKPEGEGGFWAVVRHADIAYVSKNPKLFCSGQGVQFQDAPPELLEASQSFLAMDSPRHTQLRKIVGSAFTPKRIARLEETIAQRAEMIVDELLEHGDGDFVQLVCRRLPMWMIYDMMGLPVEQQSDLAEAADLLVAANDAEVRGAHGVDDPLELMGQALFALLGPGLQIAEERRSHPQDDLMTNLVQAEVDGQSLTDEEIGAFFVLLSVAGNDTTRNTIAHTAVALTEFRDERRRLAGDLDGLMPTAVEEMVRWASPVLTFRRTATEDTELGGHRIAAGDKVVMFYESGNRDTEVFTDPLRLDVGRDPNPHQGFGGGGPHFCMGNMLARTQLREIWRRLLTVAPDFEVDEPARLTSNFVNAVKTLPIRLNR, from the coding sequence ATGACCACCGCCAGCGCCCCCGGCAAGCCGGACCACGACGGGCTCGACGTGTCGTCGCTGGACTTCTGGTCACGGTCGACCGCCGAGCGCGAGGAGACCTTCGCGCAGCTGCGGGCGGAGCGCCCGGTGTCCTGGCACCCGCCCGCCGAGGGGGTCATGGGCAAGCCCGAGGGCGAGGGTGGCTTCTGGGCCGTCGTCCGCCACGCGGACATCGCGTACGTCTCGAAGAACCCGAAGCTGTTCTGCTCGGGGCAGGGCGTGCAGTTCCAGGACGCGCCGCCCGAGCTGCTCGAGGCGAGCCAGTCCTTCCTGGCGATGGACTCGCCCCGGCACACGCAGCTGCGCAAGATCGTCGGCTCGGCCTTCACCCCGAAGCGCATCGCCCGGCTCGAGGAGACGATCGCCCAGCGGGCCGAGATGATCGTCGACGAGCTGCTCGAGCACGGTGACGGCGACTTCGTGCAGCTGGTCTGCCGGCGCCTCCCGATGTGGATGATCTACGACATGATGGGCCTGCCGGTCGAGCAGCAGAGCGATCTGGCCGAGGCGGCGGACCTGCTCGTCGCGGCCAACGACGCCGAGGTGCGCGGGGCCCACGGGGTCGACGATCCGCTGGAGCTCATGGGGCAGGCGCTGTTCGCCCTGCTCGGGCCCGGTCTGCAGATCGCCGAGGAGCGGCGTTCGCACCCGCAGGACGACCTGATGACGAACCTGGTGCAGGCCGAGGTCGACGGGCAGTCCCTGACCGACGAGGAGATCGGCGCGTTCTTCGTGCTGCTCTCCGTGGCCGGGAACGACACCACCCGCAACACGATCGCCCACACCGCCGTCGCGCTCACCGAGTTCCGTGACGAGCGCCGTCGCCTGGCCGGCGACCTCGACGGTCTGATGCCGACGGCGGTGGAGGAGATGGTGCGCTGGGCCTCCCCGGTGCTGACCTTCCGGCGGACGGCCACCGAGGACACCGAGCTGGGCGGGCACCGGATCGCCGCGGGCGACAAGGTCGTCATGTTCTACGAGTCCGGCAACCGCGACACCGAGGTGTTCACCGACCCGCTGCGTCTCGACGTCGGGCGCGACCCGAACCCCCACCAGGGCTTCGGGGGCGGCGGCCCGCACTTCTGCATGGGCAACATGCTGGCGCGCACCCAGCTGCGCGAGATCTGGCGCCGGCTGCTCACGGTCGCGCCCGACTTCGAGGTCGACGAACCCGCCCGGCTCACGAGCAACTTCGTCAACGCCGTGAAGACGCTGCCGATCCGGCTGAACCGCTAG
- a CDS encoding acyl-CoA dehydrogenase family protein: MERTIFTDEHQAFREMVRDFLEKEVAPHHEEWESQGHVSREVWLQAGKTGLLGLDVEERFGGGGSDDLTFLWILSEEIARGGFSGLGFPLANDVVTPYLTELTTDEQKERWLPRFCSGEMITAIAMTEPGTGSDLQGIQTRAVRDGDDWVINGAKTFITNGILSDLVIVVAKTDPDAGSKGFSLIAVERDTPGFERGRNLDKIGMKAQDTAELSFTDCRVPASNLIGQEGQGFIYLMQNLPRERLSIAIASTAGAEKVLEDTITYVKDRKAFGRPIASLQNTRFKVAELTTKLAVTRAFVDRCITELNAKKLGPAEASMAKYWASETAKEVIDACLQLHGGYGYMREYPVAKAFMDNRIQTIYGGTTEIMKEIIGRIVLA; the protein is encoded by the coding sequence GTGGAGCGCACGATCTTCACCGACGAACACCAGGCGTTCCGGGAGATGGTGCGCGACTTCCTGGAGAAGGAGGTCGCGCCCCACCACGAGGAGTGGGAGTCCCAGGGCCACGTCAGCCGCGAGGTGTGGCTGCAGGCGGGCAAGACCGGACTGCTGGGCCTCGACGTCGAGGAGCGCTTCGGCGGCGGCGGCTCCGACGACCTGACGTTCCTCTGGATCCTCTCCGAGGAGATCGCCCGCGGCGGCTTCTCCGGCCTGGGGTTCCCGCTGGCCAACGACGTCGTGACGCCCTACCTCACCGAGCTGACCACCGACGAGCAGAAGGAGCGCTGGCTCCCGCGGTTCTGCTCCGGCGAGATGATCACCGCCATCGCGATGACCGAGCCGGGCACCGGCTCCGACCTGCAGGGCATCCAGACCCGCGCGGTCCGCGACGGCGACGACTGGGTCATCAACGGCGCCAAGACCTTCATCACCAACGGGATCCTGTCCGACCTGGTGATCGTGGTCGCCAAGACCGATCCCGACGCCGGGTCCAAGGGCTTCTCGCTCATCGCGGTCGAACGCGACACCCCCGGCTTCGAGCGGGGCCGCAACCTCGACAAGATCGGCATGAAGGCCCAGGACACCGCCGAGCTCTCGTTCACCGACTGCCGCGTGCCCGCCTCCAACCTCATCGGCCAGGAGGGCCAGGGCTTCATCTACCTGATGCAGAACCTGCCGCGCGAGCGCCTCTCCATCGCCATCGCCTCGACGGCCGGCGCGGAGAAGGTCCTCGAGGACACGATCACCTACGTCAAGGACCGCAAGGCCTTCGGCCGGCCGATCGCCTCGCTGCAGAACACCCGCTTCAAGGTCGCGGAGCTGACGACGAAGCTGGCCGTCACCCGCGCCTTCGTCGACCGGTGCATCACCGAGCTCAACGCGAAGAAGCTCGGGCCGGCCGAGGCGTCGATGGCGAAGTACTGGGCCTCCGAGACCGCCAAGGAGGTCATCGACGCGTGCCTCCAGCTGCACGGCGGCTACGGCTACATGCGGGAGTACCCGGTGGCCAAGGCCTTCATGGACAACCGCATCCAGACCATCTACGGCGGCACCACCGAGATCATGAAGGAGATCATCGGTCGGATCGTGCTCGCCTGA
- a CDS encoding TetR/AcrR family transcriptional regulator, whose translation MAAGNGASAPTSPGAETGTRRGATVRRSREQRTSDSRLRILDAAVACLVESGYAGTTTLTIQARAGVSRGRLLHHFPSKETLLVAAAQHLAATRFASDGLASAELPPQADDPGARLDRIVDVMWTTYQEPYFWASTELWTAARTDPALAAALLPAERRLGAAIRQTLDAVFEAYAEHENYPMVREMLLTGMRGVALTYGFDPREAATDPHVAQWKQMCRVLLL comes from the coding sequence ATGGCCGCAGGGAACGGGGCGAGCGCGCCGACGTCGCCGGGCGCCGAGACGGGCACGCGACGCGGGGCCACGGTCCGGCGCTCACGCGAGCAGCGCACCTCCGACAGCCGCCTGCGCATCCTCGACGCCGCGGTCGCCTGCCTCGTCGAGTCGGGCTACGCGGGCACGACGACGTTGACCATCCAGGCCCGGGCCGGCGTCTCGCGCGGGCGCCTGCTGCACCACTTCCCGTCGAAGGAGACGCTGCTCGTCGCGGCGGCCCAGCACCTCGCGGCCACCCGCTTCGCCAGCGACGGCCTCGCCTCGGCGGAGCTGCCCCCGCAGGCCGACGACCCGGGCGCCCGCCTCGACCGGATCGTCGACGTGATGTGGACGACCTACCAGGAGCCCTACTTCTGGGCCTCCACGGAGCTGTGGACCGCGGCGCGCACCGACCCGGCCCTCGCGGCGGCCCTGCTGCCCGCCGAGCGACGGCTCGGCGCAGCCATCCGGCAGACCCTCGACGCGGTGTTCGAGGCGTACGCCGAGCACGAGAACTACCCGATGGTCCGCGAGATGCTGCTCACCGGCATGCGGGGCGTCGCCCTGACCTACGGCTTCGACCCGCGCGAGGCGGCGACCGACCCGCACGTCGCGCAGTGGAAGCAGATGTGCCGGGTCCTGCTGCTCTGA
- a CDS encoding TIGR03086 family metal-binding protein, with protein MTDTRRELNDVLTDLAALVDTVDGDRWHAPTPCTDLDVATLTDHVVGWSTTFAAGYADPQGRAPAGPTEVDGNRGEAIRAAAATLDSALAGGAAERPLSLGEAAMPGEMALSMILWEYQVHGWDLAVALGRPWKPAEEGLEASLAFAPMMLTDDYQGEGKPFAPRVPVPDDAPALDRLVAISGRDPRWTPPT; from the coding sequence ATGACCGACACCCGGAGAGAGCTGAACGACGTCCTCACCGACCTCGCCGCGCTGGTCGACACGGTCGACGGCGACCGGTGGCACGCCCCGACGCCCTGCACGGACCTCGACGTCGCGACCCTGACCGACCACGTGGTCGGCTGGTCGACGACCTTCGCCGCGGGCTACGCCGACCCTCAGGGACGGGCGCCGGCCGGCCCCACCGAGGTCGACGGGAACCGGGGCGAGGCGATCCGCGCCGCGGCCGCGACGCTCGACAGCGCGCTGGCCGGCGGCGCCGCGGAGCGCCCGCTGTCCCTCGGCGAGGCGGCGATGCCGGGGGAGATGGCGCTGTCGATGATCCTCTGGGAGTACCAGGTGCACGGCTGGGATCTGGCGGTGGCGCTCGGCCGGCCGTGGAAGCCCGCCGAGGAGGGGCTCGAGGCGTCGCTCGCCTTCGCGCCGATGATGCTCACCGACGACTACCAGGGCGAGGGCAAGCCGTTCGCCCCGCGCGTCCCGGTGCCGGACGACGCGCCGGCGCTGGACCGCCTCGTCGCGATCTCCGGCCGCGACCCGCGGTGGACGCCGCCCACCTGA